GGTATCCGCGGTCCGGCGACGGAGGCCGATCGCACCGGCGGCTCCGACGATATCGGCGATGTTTCCTGGGTCGTGCCGACCGTCACGTTGAACTATCCGGCCAACATCCCGGGCCTGCCCGGCCACAACTGGTCCAACGCCATCGCGATGGCGACACCCATCGCCCACAAGGGTGCCACCGCCGGCGCGAAGGCTATGGCGATGACGATGCTCGACTTCGTCCTGCGGCCGGCGCTGGTGGACTCCGCGTGGGGCTACTTCCGGAACGTGCAGACCAGGACGATCCACTACCAGCCGCTCATGCGCCCCGAGGACACTCCGGCGATCGAGCTGAACACCGCCACGATGGCCCGCTATCGGCCGCAGCTGCAGCGGTACTACTACGACCCGACGCGGTACCGCACCTACCTCGAGCAGCTCGGCATTCAGTACCCCACAGTTAGGCGCAGCGATGGCAGCTGTCCGAGCCCCACTCCGGCGCCACAGCCGTGAGATGGAAGGTCCGGCGCCCGCGCTTCGGTGCCGCGGCGGTGCTCGGCCTCGCGGCGATGGGCTGCAGCACGGCCGATCGGCGCCGGACGGAGGCGCTGGCCGCGGACAGCACGCCCACGGTGGTCTTCGAGACGACCATGGGCAGCATCGTGATGGAGCTGGACCGCCGGAGGGCTCCGATGACGGTCGGGCACATCCTCACCCACGTGCAGGCGGACTTCTACGACAGCCTGGTCTTCCACCGCGTCATCCCAAACTTCATCATCCAAGCCGGCCAGTTGCACGTGAGCGGCCAGACCCGCGGCTCCTCCTCGCAGCCGGTGCCTAACGAGGCGCGGAACGGACTGTTGAACTTGCGCGGCAGCGTGGCCATGGCGCGGGGGTGGCAGCCGCACCTGGGCGCCCGCGAGTTCTTCATCAACGTGAAGGACAACCCAGGACTGAACTACCGGGACAGCACGACCGACGGGTGGGGCTACGCGGTGTTCGGGCGAGTCGTGGAGGGGATGGACGTGGTGGACCGCATCGCGGCCGCGCCAACGCGGCCTAGCGGCGGCTATCCCAACCTGCCGGTGACGC
The sequence above is drawn from the Gemmatimonadales bacterium genome and encodes:
- a CDS encoding peptidylprolyl isomerase produces the protein MRWKVRRPRFGAAAVLGLAAMGCSTADRRRTEALAADSTPTVVFETTMGSIVMELDRRRAPMTVGHILTHVQADFYDSLVFHRVIPNFIIQAGQLHVSGQTRGSSSQPVPNEARNGLLNLRGSVAMARGWQPHLGAREFFINVKDNPGLNYRDSTTDGWGYAVFGRVVEGMDVVDRIAAAPTRPSGGYPNLPVTPVVITRAYVRRGPSG
- a CDS encoding amidohydrolase translates to GIRGPATEADRTGGSDDIGDVSWVVPTVTLNYPANIPGLPGHNWSNAIAMATPIAHKGATAGAKAMAMTMLDFVLRPALVDSAWGYFRNVQTRTIHYQPLMRPEDTPAIELNTATMARYRPQLQRYYYDPTRYRTYLEQLGIQYPTVRRSDGSCPSPTPAPQP